The following proteins are co-located in the Streptococcus anginosus genome:
- a CDS encoding sensor histidine kinase, whose product MLEFILIMFIGLLGFLLVRYHVAVRNFSQQIREKRETGSQIRLAPQNHSQTIVELANEVEKLFQEVEQTRFIARQEKKTLDMAISNIAHDIRTPLTIASGYTQQLIKGKEENEQLLKIATNLSVVSNRLEALMEYRRLMEGAVRPQFRQIDISKLVAKQMLPYYDVFQKQGIELQVNLQESLMIESDPEILERIVQNMLSNVLKHGKETAQLSLIRKDAAIHLSVKNIVRQPIQHLEKLTNRFYSENLSNTEESSGLGLYITQQLVDILGGDLTMKAKGEWFELLIRL is encoded by the coding sequence ATGCTTGAATTTATACTAATTATGTTCATTGGTCTGCTTGGGTTCTTGCTCGTGCGTTATCATGTTGCGGTCCGTAATTTTTCACAGCAGATTCGTGAGAAACGAGAAACTGGTAGTCAAATTCGTTTGGCACCTCAAAACCACAGCCAAACGATTGTTGAGTTGGCAAATGAAGTTGAAAAGCTCTTTCAAGAAGTAGAGCAGACACGTTTTATCGCTCGTCAGGAAAAGAAAACCTTGGATATGGCGATTAGCAATATTGCTCATGATATTCGCACACCCTTGACCATTGCTAGTGGCTATACCCAACAACTTATAAAGGGAAAAGAAGAAAATGAACAGCTGTTGAAAATTGCGACCAATCTGTCCGTTGTTTCCAATCGTTTAGAAGCTCTCATGGAATACCGCCGTCTTATGGAAGGTGCAGTTCGACCACAATTTCGGCAAATAGACATTTCCAAACTGGTTGCAAAGCAAATGCTTCCTTATTATGATGTCTTTCAAAAGCAAGGAATTGAATTGCAAGTAAATTTGCAGGAGAGTTTAATGATAGAGTCAGACCCAGAAATTTTGGAGCGGATTGTCCAAAATATGCTGAGTAATGTCCTCAAGCATGGAAAGGAAACTGCCCAGCTGTCTTTAATCCGAAAAGATGCGGCTATTCATTTAAGTGTAAAAAACATTGTCCGTCAGCCCATTCAACATTTGGAAAAATTGACCAATCGTTTTTATTCTGAAAACCTCTCTAACACGGAAGAATCTTCTGGTTTGGGACTTTATATCACTCAACAACTGGTAGATATTCTTGGCGGTGATTTAACCATGAAAGCTAAAGGAGAATGGTTTGAATTGCTTATCCGTTTGTGA
- a CDS encoding response regulator transcription factor, translated as MANILIIEDNNDIHDILKDLFETEHRVFSAYSGTEGLLVFAQEAIDLVLLDIMLPGKNGDQVLAEIRKSSQIPVVMLTALGEKSLVSQYLLDGANDYIVKPFDLDEVFARVTVQLRNHLLQEQATEIQGIKNIRLSPDTFEVVNGEKRVRLGKKEYQILQTLLHHPKKIYTKEELFELIWEEAYFPGDNTLNTHLSNLRKKLAQVDDSEEYIETIWGLGVRLKED; from the coding sequence ATGGCCAATATTTTAATCATCGAAGATAACAACGATATTCATGACATTTTAAAAGATTTGTTTGAAACTGAGCACAGGGTTTTCTCGGCTTATTCTGGAACGGAAGGACTTCTTGTTTTTGCGCAGGAAGCAATTGATTTGGTATTGCTGGACATTATGCTGCCAGGGAAAAATGGCGATCAGGTCTTGGCAGAAATTCGCAAAAGCAGTCAGATTCCGGTGGTCATGCTGACAGCTTTGGGTGAGAAATCGCTGGTCAGTCAATATTTGTTGGATGGTGCCAATGACTATATTGTCAAACCGTTCGATCTGGATGAGGTTTTTGCACGTGTGACCGTGCAGCTTCGTAACCACCTTTTACAAGAGCAAGCAACAGAAATTCAAGGGATAAAAAATATCCGTCTTTCACCAGACACATTTGAAGTGGTCAATGGAGAAAAGCGAGTTCGTTTAGGCAAGAAAGAGTATCAGATACTTCAAACCTTGCTTCATCATCCGAAGAAAATTTACACAAAAGAAGAACTGTTTGAGTTGATTTGGGAAGAGGCATATTTTCCGGGAGATAATACGCTCAACACTCATCTAAGCAATCTTCGTAAGAAATTGGCACAAGTAGATGATTCGGAAGAATATATCGAAACGATTTGGGGACTGGGTGTACGGCTTAAGGAGGACTGA
- the lctO gene encoding L-lactate oxidase, with product MSYQTSSAEGPVDFINTYDLEPMAQKVIPKAAFGYIASGAEDTFTLRENIRAFNHKLIVPHTLRNVENPSTEIEFDGDKLSSPIILAPVAAHKLANVQGEVASAKGVHEFGSLYTTSSYSTVDLPEISQALQGTPHWFQFYFSKDDGINRHIMDRVKAEGYKAIVLTADATVGGNREVDKRNGFVFPVGMPIVEEYLPDGAGKTMDFVYKSAKQKLSPRDVEFIASYSDLPVYVKGPQCREDVERSLDAGASGIWVTNHGGRQIDGGPAAFDSLQEVAETVDKRVPIVFDSGVRRGQHVFKALASGADLVAIGRPVIYGLALGGSVGVRQVFEHINDELKTVMQLSGTQTIEEVKHFKLRHNPYNPTFPVDPRDLKLY from the coding sequence ATGTCTTACCAAACTAGTAGTGCTGAAGGCCCAGTTGATTTCATTAACACTTATGATTTAGAGCCCATGGCTCAGAAGGTCATTCCCAAAGCTGCATTTGGCTATATCGCAAGTGGAGCCGAAGATACTTTTACTCTGCGGGAAAATATTCGTGCCTTTAACCATAAGCTAATTGTGCCTCATACGCTTCGCAATGTGGAAAATCCAAGTACAGAGATTGAATTTGACGGGGATAAACTATCGTCTCCAATTATTCTAGCTCCGGTAGCAGCTCATAAGCTGGCGAATGTACAAGGAGAAGTGGCTTCAGCAAAAGGTGTGCATGAATTTGGTTCTCTCTACACCACAAGCTCTTATTCAACGGTCGATCTTCCAGAAATTTCGCAAGCTCTTCAAGGAACACCACATTGGTTCCAGTTCTACTTTAGTAAAGATGATGGCATTAATCGTCATATCATGGATCGGGTTAAAGCAGAAGGGTATAAAGCAATTGTTTTGACAGCGGATGCGACTGTTGGGGGCAATCGTGAAGTGGACAAACGCAATGGCTTTGTTTTTCCAGTTGGCATGCCGATTGTAGAAGAATACCTTCCTGATGGTGCAGGCAAGACAATGGACTTCGTTTACAAATCAGCTAAGCAAAAATTATCCCCTCGTGATGTGGAATTTATCGCATCTTACTCAGACCTTCCTGTCTATGTCAAGGGTCCACAATGCCGTGAAGATGTAGAGCGCTCGCTTGATGCCGGTGCTTCTGGTATTTGGGTAACCAACCACGGTGGACGGCAAATTGACGGCGGCCCGGCAGCATTTGATTCATTGCAAGAAGTGGCTGAAACAGTTGACAAACGTGTACCAATTGTCTTTGACTCAGGTGTCCGTCGTGGTCAGCATGTCTTTAAGGCACTTGCTTCTGGGGCAGATTTAGTGGCTATTGGGCGACCTGTGATTTATGGTCTAGCTCTTGGTGGTAGTGTTGGTGTCCGCCAAGTCTTTGAGCATATCAATGATGAATTAAAAACAGTGATGCAATTATCTGGTACCCAAACGATTGAAGAAGTAAAACACTTCAAACTTCGTCATAATCCTTATAATCCAACTTTCCCAGTAGACCCACGGGATTTGAAATTGTACTAA
- a CDS encoding 6-phospho-beta-glucosidase produces the protein MTEKLTFPDGFLWGGATAANQCEGAYDVDGRGLANVDVVPIGADRFPIIAGKKKMFDFEEGYFYSAKESIDMYHHFKEDIALFGEMGFKTYRLSIAWSRIFPKGDELEPNEAGLKFYEDLFKECHKYGIEPLVTITHFDCPMHLIEEYGGWRSRKMLEFYERLCRTLFIRYKGLVKYWLTFNEINMILHAPFMGAGLYFEEGENEEQVKYQAAHHELVASAIATKLAHEIDPENKVGCMLAAGQYYPNTANPADYWAALQEDRESYFFIDVQSRGEYPNYAKKKWERLGIEVEMTKEDLDLLKTYTVDFISFSYYSSRVASGDPKVNEKTAGNIFASLKNPYLEASEWGWQIDPLGLRITLNVIWDRYQKPMFIVENGLGAVDTPDENGYVEDDYRIDYLAAHIKAMRDAINEDGVELLGYTTWGCIDLVSAGTGEMKKRYGFIYVDRDNDGNGTLKRSKKKSFDWYKEVIATNGASVK, from the coding sequence ATGACAGAAAAATTGACTTTTCCAGATGGATTTTTATGGGGCGGAGCAACCGCTGCGAACCAATGTGAAGGTGCCTATGATGTTGATGGTAGAGGTCTTGCCAATGTCGATGTGGTGCCGATTGGTGCGGATCGTTTCCCGATTATTGCTGGTAAGAAAAAGATGTTTGACTTTGAGGAAGGCTATTTCTATTCGGCAAAAGAGTCCATTGATATGTATCATCATTTTAAAGAAGATATTGCACTTTTTGGCGAAATGGGCTTTAAAACTTATCGACTCTCTATCGCCTGGTCTCGGATTTTTCCAAAGGGAGATGAGCTGGAGCCCAACGAAGCAGGCTTGAAATTTTATGAAGACCTCTTTAAGGAATGCCATAAGTATGGCATCGAGCCTCTGGTGACCATCACCCACTTTGACTGTCCTATGCACTTGATTGAGGAATACGGAGGCTGGCGCAGCCGCAAAATGCTGGAATTTTACGAGCGTCTCTGCCGCACTCTTTTTATCCGCTACAAGGGGCTAGTCAAATACTGGCTGACTTTCAATGAAATCAATATGATTCTCCATGCACCGTTTATGGGAGCAGGACTTTACTTTGAAGAAGGGGAAAATGAAGAGCAGGTCAAATACCAAGCAGCTCATCATGAATTGGTAGCGTCAGCTATTGCGACCAAGTTGGCACATGAGATTGACCCTGAAAACAAGGTTGGCTGCATGCTGGCAGCTGGTCAGTATTATCCAAATACAGCCAATCCGGCAGATTACTGGGCAGCTTTGCAGGAAGATCGGGAAAGCTATTTCTTCATCGATGTCCAGTCCAGAGGAGAATATCCAAACTATGCCAAGAAGAAATGGGAGCGTTTGGGTATTGAGGTTGAAATGACAAAAGAAGACCTAGACTTGCTCAAGACCTATACGGTGGATTTTATTTCCTTCTCTTATTATTCTAGCCGTGTGGCTTCTGGTGATCCAAAGGTCAATGAAAAAACTGCCGGAAATATCTTTGCCTCGCTTAAGAATCCTTACCTAGAAGCTTCTGAGTGGGGTTGGCAGATTGATCCGCTGGGCTTGCGAATTACCCTCAATGTCATCTGGGATCGTTATCAAAAACCCATGTTTATCGTGGAAAACGGTCTGGGAGCAGTTGATACACCGGATGAAAATGGCTATGTCGAAGATGATTACCGCATTGACTACCTAGCTGCCCATATCAAGGCTATGCGTGATGCAATTAATGAAGACGGCGTAGAACTTCTAGGGTACACCACTTGGGGCTGTATTGACCTAGTTTCTGCTGGAACTGGCGAAATGAAAAAACGCTATGGTTTCATCTATGTAGACCGTGACAACGATGGAAACGGCACACTCAAACGCTCCAAGAAAAAATCCTTTGACTGGTATAAGGAAGTCATTGCGACTAATGGGGCAAGTGTGAAATAG
- a CDS encoding alpha/beta fold hydrolase: MKIIFLHGLGQDKHSWDKVRELLPQYDTEALDLFYTNNNIITVSQLEQHLCQELQAINEPFVLVGLSLGGTLALKVGQQFPQLQALVLSGTQYKLSSNLLYKLQLLIFSCLPDSLFKKEGLHKKSFVGLLKDLKNLDLSSQLSAIQLPSLIICGSKDWPNLPSSKKLATALPQADFVTLSGGNHTLNTDHPQEMAAMIERFILQNCEI; the protein is encoded by the coding sequence ATGAAAATCATTTTTTTACACGGTCTTGGACAGGATAAACACTCTTGGGATAAAGTCCGTGAACTTCTGCCACAATATGACACCGAGGCTTTAGACCTCTTTTACACAAATAACAACATCATTACAGTCTCTCAGCTAGAACAACACCTTTGTCAGGAACTTCAAGCCATCAACGAACCATTTGTTCTAGTTGGATTGTCCCTCGGTGGAACTCTTGCCTTAAAGGTGGGGCAACAATTTCCTCAGCTCCAAGCACTCGTTTTATCAGGAACTCAATATAAACTAAGCTCCAATCTACTCTATAAACTCCAGCTGCTTATTTTCTCTTGCCTACCAGACTCTCTATTTAAAAAAGAGGGACTTCATAAAAAATCTTTTGTTGGCCTGTTAAAAGACTTGAAAAATTTAGATTTATCAAGTCAACTAAGTGCAATACAACTTCCCAGCCTCATCATCTGTGGCAGCAAAGATTGGCCTAACCTGCCTTCCTCTAAAAAATTAGCTACAGCTTTACCACAAGCAGATTTTGTGACACTTTCAGGTGGAAATCATACACTTAACACAGACCACCCTCAAGAAATGGCCGCTATGATTGAAAGATTTATCCTACAAAATTGTGAAATCTGA
- a CDS encoding ATP-binding cassette domain-containing protein, with protein sequence METVVNVKHISKRFGQQLALNDVSLTVKQGEIYGLIGKNGAGKTTLIKVITQLIQPNSGTVALFGSSNNSEWTHALKRVGSVIEAPAAYNHLTAYENLNYCCKIRHIPNADKVIRETLSYVGLTNTGKKKFRDFSLGMKQRLGIAIALLSKPDLMILDEPINGLDPVGIKEFRQLVQRLNEELNMTFIISSHILSELYLVATKFGIIENGHLIKEITKAEFEEENEDYIVLKTSDLAKASKILHDQLGYRLKVVNATDEIHIFTHSHEINKIVQTLGAENVTINEIYYARQDLEKYFTDLVE encoded by the coding sequence ATGGAAACTGTTGTAAATGTGAAACACATCAGCAAGAGATTTGGACAACAACTCGCTTTGAATGATGTCAGTCTCACCGTGAAACAAGGAGAAATTTACGGTCTGATTGGGAAAAATGGAGCTGGTAAGACAACGCTTATTAAAGTGATTACCCAGTTGATTCAGCCCAATAGCGGTACGGTCGCTCTCTTTGGCTCTTCTAATAACTCCGAATGGACGCACGCTCTCAAGCGAGTTGGTTCTGTCATTGAAGCACCCGCTGCTTACAATCACTTGACGGCCTATGAAAACTTAAACTATTGCTGTAAGATACGGCATATCCCAAATGCGGACAAGGTTATCCGAGAAACTCTCTCTTATGTGGGCTTGACTAATACTGGTAAGAAAAAATTCCGAGATTTTTCTCTTGGTATGAAACAGCGCTTGGGCATTGCCATTGCACTTCTATCAAAACCAGATTTGATGATTTTGGATGAACCGATTAACGGGCTTGATCCCGTCGGGATTAAAGAATTTCGGCAATTGGTGCAGCGTCTCAATGAAGAATTGAATATGACTTTCATCATTTCCAGTCATATTTTAAGCGAACTATACTTGGTCGCTACAAAATTCGGCATCATTGAAAATGGTCATCTCATCAAAGAAATCACTAAAGCAGAGTTTGAAGAAGAAAATGAAGATTATATCGTTTTGAAAACAAGTGACCTCGCTAAAGCAAGCAAAATCCTCCACGATCAACTAGGCTACCGTCTCAAAGTCGTGAATGCGACAGATGAAATACACATCTTCACTCACTCGCACGAAATCAACAAGATTGTTCAAACGCTAGGGGCAGAGAATGTTACCATTAACGAAATTTACTATGCTCGCCAAGATTTAGAAAAATACTTTACAGATTTGGTAGAATAG
- a CDS encoding ABC transporter permease codes for MFHTIQADFYRLFRSKGFWITEILFIITLLLGVLYGVVGSIGVHTDTKAFEKLGDNGGWTGFEAITKTSDNLSNTIIFTIILVVLLIGIDLTQKLYKNSITSGISRAEFYLSKFLVLATLIVLQLILTYSSFIPATLINGMGTAPKHFLSNFLITIGVQFICTLAWVSLVSFVLYATNSIIAAIFTYLIGVSLLSLPTAFYPDIDWLKYLNMQFYFDMVSKQDMVFKTITIALLITLLFTFSGIQVFKRKDL; via the coding sequence ATGTTCCACACAATTCAAGCAGACTTTTATCGTCTTTTTCGTTCAAAAGGTTTTTGGATTACAGAAATCCTTTTTATCATCACACTCTTATTAGGTGTGCTCTACGGTGTTGTGGGAAGTATCGGAGTTCATACAGATACAAAAGCTTTTGAAAAACTGGGTGATAACGGAGGTTGGACTGGCTTTGAGGCTATCACTAAAACCTCTGATAATCTTAGTAATACCATTATCTTTACTATTATCCTTGTTGTTTTATTGATTGGAATTGATCTCACTCAGAAATTATATAAAAATTCTATTACTAGTGGTATTTCACGGGCAGAATTCTATTTATCTAAATTCCTTGTTCTGGCAACTCTCATCGTACTTCAATTGATTCTAACCTATTCCTCATTTATTCCAGCTACGCTCATCAATGGTATGGGAACCGCACCCAAACATTTTCTTTCTAATTTTCTCATTACGATAGGGGTTCAATTTATTTGTACCCTAGCTTGGGTTAGCCTTGTTTCTTTCGTACTGTATGCTACCAACTCTATTATAGCTGCTATTTTCACTTATTTGATCGGTGTTTCCCTGCTAAGTCTGCCAACTGCCTTTTATCCAGATATTGACTGGTTGAAATACTTGAACATGCAATTCTATTTTGACATGGTTTCTAAACAGGATATGGTCTTCAAAACCATAACCATCGCTCTTCTCATCACACTTCTTTTTACATTTAGTGGTATACAGGTATTTAAAAGAAAAGATTTATAA
- the spxB gene encoding pyruvate oxidase, whose translation MSNVKTVPAAVAMLRVLEAWGVENVYGYPGGSVNSTMNALDLEKENLHFVQVRHEQVGALAAAAHAKLTGKIGVTLGSAGPGAVNLLNGLYDAREDHAPVLALVGQVPSTNMNYDYFQEFSELPMFSDVAVYNRVVMTPESLPYVVDKAIREAYKHNGVAVVIMPNNFGYVEIPDVDYASHTAEKNLPLPQATDAEVDQFLELVKAAKRPIFHVGSGIGNNAQLLIELSQKLQIPIAVAGLAKGKIPDDFEANLGKLNRAASKVGDEAFAAADLVIALGTNFPFANLVYRSHDFKFVSIDIDAANFGRHHYLDLGILSDSGSFLKKALERSEAVAPQPFYQASVAAMKDWKAYLERLMQKADGPLEFEQVYREINRISDANAVYGIDVGDNIINSFRFLNFTSEKKWTISALFATMGYGVPASIAGQFAFPNRQVFNIAGDGAFSMVMQDLTTQVKYQLPIINIITSNNSLNFIKSEQEDLVMNFSGVDLYEVDFAKVAEGMGVEGITVKTLEELPAAFDRAHEVSKSGKPVLIDAKITDKRGIPVEELELDIVDGDFVEKISAGYQETHGQMSPEEFFAAYDGQELRPITAYFKEYGVKP comes from the coding sequence ATGTCTAATGTGAAAACAGTGCCTGCTGCTGTTGCTATGCTTCGTGTATTGGAAGCATGGGGTGTGGAAAATGTTTACGGTTACCCTGGTGGTTCTGTCAATTCAACTATGAATGCGCTGGATCTGGAAAAGGAAAATCTTCACTTTGTTCAAGTTCGTCACGAACAAGTTGGAGCTCTTGCAGCTGCAGCTCATGCTAAATTGACTGGAAAAATAGGCGTAACTCTTGGGTCTGCTGGTCCTGGTGCTGTCAATCTTTTAAATGGCTTGTACGATGCGCGGGAAGATCATGCTCCGGTTTTAGCTTTGGTCGGTCAAGTGCCGAGCACAAACATGAACTATGATTATTTCCAAGAGTTTTCTGAATTACCGATGTTTAGTGATGTTGCGGTTTACAACCGAGTAGTGATGACACCAGAAAGTCTCCCCTATGTTGTCGATAAAGCGATTCGTGAGGCTTATAAACATAATGGTGTAGCTGTTGTTATCATGCCAAATAACTTTGGTTATGTAGAAATTCCAGATGTAGATTATGCTTCTCATACAGCAGAAAAAAACTTACCGCTGCCCCAAGCAACGGATGCCGAAGTGGATCAATTTCTTGAACTAGTAAAAGCAGCTAAGCGTCCTATCTTTCATGTAGGTTCTGGTATCGGGAACAATGCGCAGTTATTGATAGAACTGTCTCAAAAATTGCAAATTCCGATTGCTGTAGCGGGTCTGGCTAAGGGCAAAATTCCAGATGACTTTGAAGCCAACTTAGGAAAATTGAATCGTGCCGCCTCTAAGGTTGGTGATGAAGCTTTTGCGGCAGCTGATCTGGTGATTGCTCTTGGGACAAACTTCCCATTTGCCAACTTAGTTTATCGTTCTCATGATTTTAAGTTTGTTTCTATTGATATTGATGCTGCTAATTTTGGTCGTCATCACTACTTGGATTTAGGAATTTTATCAGATTCTGGAAGTTTTCTGAAAAAAGCCTTGGAACGTAGTGAAGCGGTCGCTCCGCAACCATTTTATCAAGCAAGTGTGGCAGCTATGAAAGATTGGAAAGCTTATCTGGAACGTTTAATGCAAAAAGCAGACGGACCACTAGAGTTTGAGCAAGTTTATCGCGAAATCAACCGCATTTCAGATGCCAATGCTGTCTATGGTATTGATGTTGGGGACAATATTATCAATAGCTTCCGCTTCTTAAACTTTACATCAGAGAAGAAATGGACCATCTCCGCTCTTTTTGCCACCATGGGTTATGGTGTACCAGCTTCTATCGCAGGTCAATTTGCTTTCCCAAATCGCCAAGTTTTCAATATTGCTGGAGACGGTGCATTTTCAATGGTAATGCAGGATCTGACGACCCAAGTCAAATACCAGTTGCCAATTATCAATATTATCACTTCTAACAATTCACTCAACTTTATCAAGTCTGAACAGGAAGATCTGGTCATGAACTTTTCAGGCGTAGATCTCTACGAAGTAGATTTTGCGAAAGTTGCAGAAGGAATGGGAGTAGAGGGAATAACGGTTAAAACTTTAGAGGAATTGCCAGCTGCATTTGACCGCGCGCATGAAGTTTCAAAATCTGGAAAGCCTGTTTTGATTGATGCTAAAATCACAGACAAACGTGGTATCCCTGTGGAAGAGTTGGAATTGGATATTGTTGATGGTGACTTTGTAGAAAAAATTTCTGCTGGTTATCAAGAAACACATGGTCAAATGAGTCCAGAAGAATTCTTTGCGGCTTATGATGGGCAAGAGCTGCGACCTATTACAGCTTATTTCAAAGAATATGGTGTCAAGCCATAA